tttaatattgaaaTTGCATCATTTTAATTATTGAGCGTGTATGCATATATTGATTGAAACTGTGTCGTTTCTTTTATGTTCTTTCCATTGTAATAGGGCTGTGATTGGCACAAGATGTGCACGTGTGATTGTCTGCTACATAAGGAAGCAGGATGCTTCTGGACTTAACATCATTTTCTTTCTGAAATAAGATTTCAaagttttttttctctctctcttgcacatggtatcagagcgtaggcttgctttgagcactctaatttcttcaaagtaatAGCGTCGGAGTCACGACTCGGCCAGTTAAGGCCAGGAGCGCATCGCCGGCAGAAGGGACGAGCCGACAAGTGCACACCGCGAGGCGGACCGGtcgacccaacccaaggtccaactacgagctttttaactgcaacaacttaaatatatgctattggagctggaattaccgcggctgctggcaccagacttgccctccaatggatcctcgttaagggatttagattgtactcattccaattaccagactcgaagagcctagtattgttatttattgtcactacctccccgtgtCATGATCCTCGTTAAGGCTTGTTTAAGCCCATAAGTCTTATATTTGCAATGTCAATAAGGTTTATGAACCTTGCACATATTCTCAAGCATCTAGAGATGCTCATTGGATTGAGGCCATGAGGCAAGAGCTTCAGGCCTTGAAAACCAATAATACTTGGACACTCACCACTTTGCCTAAGAATAAAAAGGCAATAGGATGCAAATGGGTTTACAAAGTTAAATTTAAACCCAATGGAGACGTAGAAAGGTATAAAGCCCGATTGGTAGCCAAAGGCTACAATCAAATAGAAGGGCTGGACTATAAAGATAGGTTTTCACCTGTAGCAAAGCTTACCACAGTGAGAATTCTCATCGTTATGGCCACCTCTAAACAGTGGCCAATATTCCAATTGGATATTAATAATGCCTTCCTTCATGGGTATCTAAATGAAGAGGTGTGCTTGACACCACCTCAGGGCTATCACAAAGCCCAACCAGGGCAAGTTTGCTTGCTTAAAAGGTCCTTATATGGGCTTAAACAAGCCTCCAGGCAATGGAACATTGAGTTTACTAATTTTCTCAAAAAATTAGGCTTTGTTCAATCTCCTCATGACTACTGCCTTTTTACACAACACACTGGCAATTTGATTCTGATTCTacttgtgtatgttgatgatgtcaTTTTGACTGGAAACTCTATTGATGCTATTAATAAATGCAAGCTTGCATTAGACTCAAAGTTCACTATCAAAGATTTGGGACCTATGAAATACTTTTTGGGGCTGGAGATTGCTAGATCTTCTCAAGCAACTACTCTCAGCCAAACTAAATACATTTCGGATGTGTTAAAGGATGCTGGGATGTTTGACTGTAAACCAGTCTCCTATCCTCTACCTCAAGGGTTACATTTAACTCCTGATTCAGGAGAAATTCTTGATGAGCCTGACATGTACCGAAGGCTCATTGGGAGGCTTCTTTATATTAATCTTACAAggcctgatatatgttatgtcgTGCAACACTTAAGTCAATTTATGAGCATGTCCCGAAAGCCTCATTGGGAGGCTGCTCTACATGTGCTTCGTTATCTCAAGGGCACCCTTTATCAGGGGCTTCATTACCCTGTGAGCAATGATTTATGCTTGAATTCCTATTGTGACTCTGATTGGGCTGCCTGTGCTTATTCAAGGAAGTCTCTATCCGGATATTGCATATACTTGGGTCCTTGCCTCATATATTGGAAGACGAAGAAACAAACCACTGTGTCTAAGTCTTCAGCTGAGGCTGAATATCGTGCAATGGCTAACACTATCTGTGAGTTGCTTTGGATTAGCTATGTTTTGCAGGATTTGCAGGTTGCCATTCAGCTGCCCATTCCACTGCATTGTGACAGCAAGGGCTAACCCAGTATTTCATGAGCGCACGAAGCATATTGAAATAGATTGCCATCTCGTCCGGGACCAACTCCAACAAGGCTTTATTCTATCTAGTCATCTCCCCACTCAAGAACAATTGGCAGACATCTTTACGAAAGCATTGCCTGCATCTCGCTATGACAGTCTTACTGGCAAGTTGAATTTACTGCCTTTACCAGCTTCAACTTGAGGAGGGGGTGTTGAAACTGCATCGTTTTAGTTATTGAGCGTGTATGCATATATTGGTTGAAACTGTGTCGTTTCTTTTATATTCTTTCCATTGTAATAGGGCTGCGATTGGCACAAGATGTGCACGTGTGATTATGCTACATAAGGAAGCAGGATGCTTCTGGACTCAGTCTGTAACGTCATTTTCTTTCTGAAATAAGATTTCAaagttttttttctctctctcacatttaatatacattcatataaatttaaagcactgatttactaattttttttctatttttatcccaataaattcatttattggtaaatatataatattttaaaaaaatatatttataaaataccaacttaattataaataattatataaatttaaaattttaattttaccaaTTTTGAtacaacttaaaatattttcgatcagcatatataaagaaatttcatcattttatttttaaaatttttatatttttttatcacgttaaatatctatatataattttctttaatatatattcatataaatttaaaaaattaatttattatattagtaatatatattcatataaatttaaagaactaatttattatattaattaatcacattaaatatctctatatcgGGGTTACTTCATAAtgaactccttttcctaaatatcaatttatttttattattctttgcaTCCCTATATAAAAACTACaaaatttatgtaaatcaatagatataaaatctcatttaataatttatcattaagaaaattatttttaaaaaaatatttttataataccaacctaattataaactattaaaatatacaataacaattaataatatgtgatattttgttaatattaaaataaaaaattttataaacttaaaaacttaattttaacaatttcaactcgacttaaaatatttttttatcaagttaaatatctctatataatttttatttaatatacattcatataaatttaaattgctaatttattagattatattcatttttatctctataaattattttatcagacaaaatatataatattcttttaaaaattatttttataatatcaatcaaattataaacaattacaatatacaataacaattaataatatatgttatttttctaatattacaataaaaaatcatataaacttaaaaacctaaattttagcaatttcaatctcgacttaaaatttttatattttttatcacgttaaatatctctatatgatttttatttaatatacattcatataaatataaagcactgatttattattttttttttatttttataaattaatttatcaggtaaaatatataatatttttttaaaaaatatttttaaaataccaacttaattataaataattaaaatatacgagaaaaattaataatatgtgatatttttctaatataattaaaaaaattatattaacttaaaaaaactaaattttaggAATTTCATCcaaactttaaatatttttgatCTACATACTGAAATttcaacattttttttaaatatttttatattttttataacagtaaatatctctatataatttttttagtcatataaatttaaaacacttatttattaaatatttttatccacttcaatccctataaattaatttataagtaaaatatataatatttttttaaaaaatatttttataatatcaacctaattataaacaattaaattatacgataacaattaaaaatatgtgatatttttctaatattatagtaaaaaaattatataaactcataaatctaaattttagcaatttcaactcgacttaaaatattttcaatcatcatatataaagaaattttagtcttctatttttaaaatttttatatttttttatcacgttaaatatctctatataatttttatttaatatatattcataaaaatttaaagaactaatttatcatattaatttatcacgttaaatatctctaCATCGCCATTACTTCATAATCAACTCCTATCactatatatcaatttatttttgtcATTCTTTACATCCCTATATATacaaaatttacataaaatcaataaatataaaatctcacttaattaaatatcactaaagaaatatattttaaaaaaatatttttataatatcaacttaattttaaacaattaaattatacaataacaattaaaaatttgatatttttctaatattataataaaaaaattatataaactcataaacctaaattTAGCAATTTCAACCAGACTTACAATATTTTCAATCtgcatatataaagaaatttcagcattttatttttaaaatttttattttttttatcacattaaatatctctatataattttttttcaaagtgcattcatataaatttaaatcacttatttattatttttttgcccattttaatctttataaattaatttatcaagtaaaatatataatattattttaaaagatatttttataataccaacctaattattaataattaaattacacgataacaattaaaaatatgcgatacttttctaatatattgcaataaaaaattatataaccttaaaaatctaaattttagcaatttcaaccgttcttaaaatattttcaatcaatatatataaagaaaatttcagccttttatttttaaaattttgatatttttattacgttaaatatgtttatataaatttaaacaactaatttattatattaatttatcacgttaaatatctcaACATAGCTATTGCTTCATAATTAACTTATTTTTGCTATTCTTTGCAtctctatataaaatttttaaaatttacctaaaattaatagatataaaatctcatttaattaaatatcacaaagaaattatttcttttaaaagatatttttacaatactaacttaattataaaccattaaaatatactataacaattaataatatgtgatatttttctaatattgtaataaaaaattatataaattttaaaacctaattttagcaattttaatccgacttaaaatattttcaattagcatatataaagaaatttcagcattttatttttaaaatttttatatttttttatcacattaaatatctatatataattttttttaatatatattcatataaatttaaaaaactaatttattatattaatttatcacattaaatatttctatataGTCATTGCTTAGTAATTAACTCCTTTTcttatatatcaatttattttttattctttgcatccctgtataaaaaataaaaaatttaagtaaaatcaatagatataaaatctcatttaataatttatataaaaatatttttataatatcaacttaattataaaccattaaaatatacgatgacaattaataatatgtgatatttttttaatattaaaataaaaaattatataaatttaaaaatttaattttaacaattttaacccgacttaaaatattttcaatcagcatatataaagaaatttttatattttatttttaaaatttcataattttttatcacgttaaatatctttatataatttttatttaatacacgttcatataaatttaaaacgctaatttttttcatttttatctctataaattattttatgaggcaaaatatataatattcttttaaaaatatttttataatgcaCTCTGAGACTtagtctggtggaaagtgcatccttgtagccttgagaggtctaaggttcaactcccccaacccctatttcaaaaaaaaaatatatatatatatatattttataatatcaaccaaattataaacaattgtatattttaaaatatataatgaaaattaataatatgtgttatttttctaatattacaataaaaaatcatataaacttaaaaacctaaattttagcaatttcaatctcaccttaaaatattttcaattggcatagtaaaaaaatttcagaattttatttttaaaatttttatattttttattacctcaattatctctatataatttttatttaatatacattcatataaatttaaactactgatttattaatttttttttatttttatccctataaattaatttatcaggtaaaatttataatattttttaaaaaatatttctaaaatacaaacttaattataaataattaaaatatacgagaaaacttaataatatattatatttttctaatattataacaaaaaaaattatattaacttaaaaatccaaattttagcaatttcatccaaacttaaaatatttttaatctacatatgtaatgaaatttaaatatttttttaaatatttttatattttttataacattaaatatctctatataatttttttatttatataaatttaaagcaattgtttattaaatatttttatccactTCATTCcccataaattaatttatcaaataaaatatataatacttttttcaaaatattttaataataccaacctaattataaacaattaaattgtATGATAACCATTAaatatatgtgatatttttctaatattttaataaaaaaattatataaacttataaacctaaattttagtaatttcaatccaacttaaaatattttcaatcagtatatataaataaattttagtcttttatttttaaaatttatatattttttatcacgttaaatatctctatatatattttatttaatatatattcatataaatttaaagaactaatttattatattaatttatcacgtTCAATATCTCTGCATCGTCATTACTTCATAACCAACTCCTATCACcgtatatcaatttatttttgctattctttgcatccctatataaaatttacaaaatttatataaaattaataaatataaaatctcacttaattaaatattagtaaagaaataattttaaaataccaACCTAAtaataaaccattaaaatatagataataattaataatatgtaatatttttctaatattataataaaaaattatataaacttaattttaacaattttaacccGACTCAAAACATTTTCAATCGGCATTGATAACCTCCAGATCTTTCCTAGCCCAGGAATAAGGTCGGGTCCAAAAGAAGGCCACAGGTCCAAAGCCCATCAGATCATACGTTCAAGAGGCGGCTCGAGTTTGGGCCGGCAACCCAGGATGATCCGGATCAGATATGAGCACAAGCCCCATAAGGGAGTAGGCCCAATCACTCACCAGCTCTACCCGCATGCTCTCTGGAGagcattaaatggccgttacgcatggagcaggtgcCTGACACGCCCGTATGTACGGGCCTAAGTGACAAGGACAGGAAGCACTATATACTGGGGGTCTTCTCTTGCAAGGGGatatattcttcttctttttcctctcCTGCTTGGACTCCATTTTTATattctctgcaactcttgcctgAATACGCTCTTCTAATTCATGAaacctgacttgaacgtcggagggtctccccCGGGACATCCCCGGTAGACCCTTGACTGTCTCCCcttattttacaggtcctttcatcaaatAGAACATGGAGACCCATTTGATAGACCCATCAGGAAGCTCAAAAAGGAATCAGATCCAGAAACCAGGGGACGAGGGAGAACCAGATCTATCAAATAGGGAGCCCAAGGAGATTCAGAgttatcaaatggcgccgtctgtgggaacgaaagagattttactatctctaaAGTTTCCAGATCCactcattgagatccacataaggtACGAAAGTTTGAGCGGATAACCCAGCCGAAAAGAAAGGTTCATTGttataaagaatattttgatggtctttcagataatttattttaatatttattagattttattacggctgatttttcctttgaagtctggtgaatattttctgtaaaaggaaATAAGGGAGAGTAATATATGTATTTGTTGAAATTCTGAGGTCGgccgtatatatatatataaaaaaaaagaaagaaagaaaagaagaaggcgagagaaagagaagaggagtccATGAGGAAAAAGGAGGTCGGTGGGGTTACGAGGCCGGCAACAATAGGTTTTGGGGGTGGTGAAACCCCCTGTCGCGGAGCTCCACATGTACAACCTCACCAAAGTTACTGAATATCTCTTTTAAATGGCCTTCATGCACATTCCTGCTGAGTGAGCCAATGTGAAGAACAAGAGACTCACGAATGGGAGAAATCTTCCTTGGCGGAGAAGTTTTTCTAGATTGCAGGTGTGGAGAACGACCTCGTTTAGCCACTACAGCAGAACTCTTTCTTTGAGCAGTAGGGCTGCGGCTAACGGAGCTGAGGCTGCGAGAAGGGGAGGAGGATGAAGAGAACGATTTGGAACGAGATCGGGAGGACAAAGACTAGGAGCGTGAGCTGGAGCGAGAATCTAAACCAGAGTAAGAGCGTGACCGTGACTTCGAGCGGGACCGGGACAACGAACCCGAGCCAGAATCGAAAGGCGGCGAACGGCCTCGCTTTGGCTTCACCATGGATACAAAGCCAACAACAGCGGACAAGAAACCCTGGGTAAACTCCTATGGTGAAATTGTGCGACAGAAAGAAGGGGCAAGAACCGGGTGAGTTTTATCTGTCCAGTGCTTCACAACTCAAGCTCGGGATGGAAATCGTGAAGTCGGATAGATGTATGCCTGAGGTTGAAGTCATGTTCGAGGTCGATCCTGCATTCCTAATCGGATGGCCAGACTGCCCTCAAGATTTGAATTAGCAAGTTGGTTGGTCAGAACAGCAAGACAGATAGGAGCTCGGCAAATCTGGCGACCACAGCATAAGATTACTCATTAAGGTCGGATCTGTGCTCAAGCTTAGATCTGTGATCGAGGTCGGAGCCGTGTTCGAGGTCGGGCTCACAGTTCAGGACGAATAAAAATGATCGTCGTGTCCAGTTGCCGCTCTCTGCTATGGTTCGCGTAATGCTAGAGGTCAGAGCCGTGTTTAGCAAAGCAAAAAGGAACTTGGCAAAATCCGACCGCCACAGTGATAGACAGCCCTTGAGGTCGGACCCGTGCTCGAGCTGGGATGTGATCGAGGTCGGAGCCGTGTTTGTGATCGAGCTCACATTTCAGGTCGGATGAGGGTGATGTGATTCAGAGAGTTTTTCTCCTGGGTTGTCGGTCTGGTTCTTGAGTTTGGGATGTTGAGGAAGCTGATAACATTCGGACTCACATTTTAGGCGCGATGGCCCCGTTTCATCCTTGCAAATGACACCAAAACCAATAACATCAAGGAAGTCAGCAGACAAGTGTGCAGACAGCCGATCTCTTTTGGTAGTTTGTACTAGTGTGA
This sequence is a window from Manihot esculenta cultivar AM560-2 chromosome 4, M.esculenta_v8, whole genome shotgun sequence. Protein-coding genes within it:
- the LOC110607809 gene encoding uncharacterized mitochondrial protein AtMg00810-like — its product is MRQELQALKTNNTWTLTTLPKNKKAIGCKWVYKVKFKPNGDVERYKARLVAKGYNQIEGLDYKDRFSPVAKLTTVRILIVMATSKQWPIFQLDINNAFLHGYLNEEVCLTPPQGYHKAQPGQVCLLKRSLYGLKQASRQWNIEFTNFLKKLGFVQSPHDYCLFTQHTGNLILILLVYVDDVILTGNSIDAINKCKLALDSKFTIKDLGPMKYFLGLEIARSSQATTLSQTKYISDVLKDAGMFDCKPVSYPLPQGLHLTPDSGEILDEPDMYRRLIGRLLYINLTRPDICYVVQHLSQFMSMSRKPHWEAALHVLRYLKGTLYQGLHYPVSNDLCLNSYCDSDWAACAYSRKSLSGYCIYLGPCLIYWKTKKQTTVSKSSAEAEYRAMANTICELLWISYVLQDLQVAIQLPIPLHCDSKG